The nucleotide window ttgtatATAGGATATTTCATTTACTTATTGGTACCCTTAATTGATTTCCTCCATAgaatcttttactttatttcctTCTTCAAATTTGCTTTCCTTTTATATAAAATCTTGTATATAGGATTTTATATTTAGTTtcccttttatatatatataaatatatgacAATATTTACATTACTTAGAATCCTTAATTCTATTCCCTCAGTTTATTTCcttcttaatttttattttcctaattttaaGCTTAAgtttatatctatatattgacTCCAAAACGGAATAAAAATACACAACCAAAGTTATTCtcgaatattattattattatttttttgtaattttgtgACGAACGTGACAAATCGACCCATCCCCTTCAATTTCACAAGTGGTCCTCCTTCTCCATTAATACAATTGATACCTCCCATTCTTATCCTGCACTCATATTTTCCTTCTTCCTAATTGGGAAAAGTTGTAATATTAAAAAgcagaaaataaaaaggaaatatgtcAGTTTCAGAATTGTGgagcaaagaagaagaaaaagcttTTGAAAATGCCATTGCAATGCACTGGGTTGAGGATTCTGAACAACAATGGGAGAAATTTGCTGCAGTGGTCCCCACTAAAACCATTGATGAAATCAAACGACATTATCAGCTCCTTGTTGATGATGTTGCAGCCATTGAATCTGGGCACGTTCCACTTCCCAATTATATAGGAGAAGaatcttcttcctcttcaattAAGGAAACCAATTTAGGTCATTCTGGGTCATCTGACAGACGCTCCAATTGTGGTTATGTAAATGGATTTTCGGGTCCAACACATGACCCGATTGGCCATTCTGGTAAAGGAAATTCTAAGGCTGAGCAAGAAAGACGAAAGGGTATTCCTTGGACTGAAGAAGAACATAGGTACAGAAtcaaatctttttttctttctcaattgCACTAATTTAGTGTTGAATTGaagattaaataaaaaatatgagaATTCAAATAGCAACAACTTGTTTGACATTGAgatttagttattattattgcaCAAATTTAGATGTTACAACTTTTACTATAGGTACCACAGTAAAAAAGAAATTCAATTGCACTAATTTAGAGTTTAGAATTTTTACTATATATCCTATGCTTCTTAGGAGTGGTTAATTCTTTCAGAGATTTTTTAGTTATACAATTTATTTTTATGTGCATACTATTTGATATGAGATGAGTTTAACCAGAGTAATGTTGTCGGGAATGATTCGTTCAGGCAACCCTAATTTGTTTCGAATTGAAGTataattattgttattgttgcacTAGTTTAGATAATTTCTAATGGGATTGTTATACAAATAGCTGGCCAAAtttaatgtttatttttattagcCGGTATTGAtaaattatacataattatatatatattatgcatgaattgtatatatattatacatctgccagcagtttttttttttttttaatttaagagaTTAGTTGTAtggttatttgggttaattttcaTTTCTTAATCCTATGTCTGATTTTATCCCTTTATTTGGTTTACAGGTTATTTTTGCTAGGTTTAGATAAATTTGGGAAAGGAGATTGGAGGAGTATTTCAAGGAATTTTGTGATATCAAGAACACCAACACAAGTGGCTAGTCATGCCCAAAAGTACTTTATTCGATTAAATTCAATGAATAGAGATAGAAGAAGGTCAAGTATTCATGATATTACAAGTATTAACGGTGGAGATATTTCAACTCATCAGGCTCCTATTACGGGCCAACAGCCCAATCCAAATCCATCAAATCCAGCAGCACTTGGGCCCAATATCAAGCATAGAAATCAGCCCAATATGCATGGTTTCGGCATGTACGGTGCTCCGATGGGACATCCCGTTGCTGCTCCACCGACTCACATGGCGTCGGCCGTCGGAACTCCGGTTATGCTTCCTCATGGACACCATCCTCCTTATGTTCTTCCAGTTGCATACCCCCTACCGCCGCCGCACCCGCCACCTATGCACTAGTAAATTGTGCATAttattggaattttttttttttctttctaattctATAGACTATAGAGTCATAACATAAATGTTTTTAGCTGCTGCTGAAACTGAATTTTTGAAGGCTCGTGCCTTGTTTTAAGTATCTTTTAGTTGTTCCAATTGTTCTTTTTTAATGCGATTAAGAAATTTGTAAATACTAGAGTTTAGTTTCTATATGGTTTTGAGGGGTTAATCAACAATTCTTTTGCACAACGTACAAGGGGTTATTTTTGGCATCTTTTTTGCAATTCGAGTACATTAGCAGCCAAAAGTGTCCAGAATCCAAATCCACCAATAAGGAAAAGGAAATGCAATAgctttcagtggtacagaggaTGGTGGTGGTCCGGGAAAACAACAAATGAAGGTTATGTGgagaaaaagaagagaggaaCTTTCTCTTGAAAATCTAGAATCTTTTTTTCCCCTttccctagatcttttataaaataatttccaaCAAATCAGTGTAATTTCACAGAATTTCCAATAGACCCCTGGCTCAAGCAAAGCATAATTATAGCACTTTTAAAAAGAAGTACAATGGTGAAAACAGAAccatgaagaagaaaaaaagcagTATCAACAGttataaaataattttcaagtgtaaattaaaatataaaattaaagtgcaacattttttaaaacaaaaatgaagttCCATAATAAATTACTTAAATAATGCGCAAACTATAATCAATGAGATTTTAAGATGACTTTTTCATTATGTCATTACCTTATGACTTAAACCTATTAACCGTTGAGGAACAGCGATGTTTAACCTACGAGGCTACGAGAGTTCCtctttcccccccccccccccaccccaacCCAAAGCAGGAGGAGGTTGGGGAGGTAGTACTTTAGATATTTATAACCGTCAGCGCTCTCATGCATCATATAATTGGACTTCTGCTTTTCTGCATAGCACTGCCCAAAgcagtggcgaagccagaaaATTCAATAAGAGTGTTCAAAAATTTAAACACCCTTTGTCAGTGAGTTATGCAAGGGTGTTCAAAGTCtgtttttaatcaataacaactAATTTTTTACCTTATATgtcgtataatttttcggcgaagggtggtcagttgaccaccttTCAACCAAAGTAGCTTCGCCCCTGGCCCAAAGCAATGGCAAAGACTCCCATTATTGACCCCTACGTAATGCCAATGTAATTGTTGACGACAAGCTATTTCACTAAAAAAAATTAATCCCTCTGTTCCAATTtgtgtgaacctatttcctttttagtctgtttcaaaaagaatgacacctttctaaatttggtaacaatttagcttaaacttacaattctacccttaatgagaagcttttataaccacacaaatattccaggcccctttttgatttgtttagggccacaaattccaaaagtctttattttttcttaagttccgtgcccagtcaaataggttcacataaattggaacggagggagtatgaaAAATCCTGCCAATTATATGAATGGACACAGTACAAAAATAAGGGAAGTAACCATTTTTCAGTTCATTTGTTGATTACCGCAGGTTATTTGGAACCATAGTCGTTCATACACATGCTGGTAAATTAGAAAATTAGGCAGTATTAGAATTAGACCACTACAAATTGAAACTACTATTCCAAGTCTGTCCACGGAACGATGGAGAGGTCGACGCATAATGACCAAAAAAGAACATTAGGCGACTCTAGTTTCACTCAAGTATAAAAA belongs to Nicotiana tabacum cultivar K326 chromosome 6, ASM71507v2, whole genome shotgun sequence and includes:
- the LOC107761153 gene encoding transcription factor MYBS1, which produces MSVSELWSKEEEKAFENAIAMHWVEDSEQQWEKFAAVVPTKTIDEIKRHYQLLVDDVAAIESGHVPLPNYIGEESSSSSIKETNLGHSGSSDRRSNCGYVNGFSGPTHDPIGHSGKGNSKAEQERRKGIPWTEEEHRLFLLGLDKFGKGDWRSISRNFVISRTPTQVASHAQKYFIRLNSMNRDRRRSSIHDITSINGGDISTHQAPITGQQPNPNPSNPAALGPNIKHRNQPNMHGFGMYGAPMGHPVAAPPTHMASAVGTPVMLPHGHHPPYVLPVAYPLPPPHPPPMH